The Fictibacillus arsenicus genome contains a region encoding:
- a CDS encoding PP2C family protein-serine/threonine phosphatase — translation MTAKGALTERYQDLLSVYLKAKTETTLYKGQQFSRKLLEQQISPEDLVSLHIQVMDELFPEMSEEMRDSFDFLLEAMIGYGFAYREHQSLRDKQQQLESEIEVAASMQQTLLLSDVPEFDELDIGVVSVPAKKMNGDYYNFVKSGSSLSVAVADIIGKGIPAALCMSMIKYAMDSLPEEQMKPHLLLENLNRVVEQNVHSNMFITMFHGVYEPESHKFFYAGAGHEPGFIYNAKEDQFHDLIAKGLVLGVSRTTTYHPYERVIEIGDMVILLSDGVTECRTSKGFIEREEIVSLIRNYMDLPAQQIVQNVFQELDRLQGFELRDDFTLIILKRMV, via the coding sequence TTGACTGCAAAAGGCGCACTAACTGAACGTTACCAAGATCTATTATCGGTCTATCTAAAAGCTAAAACTGAGACGACACTCTATAAAGGCCAGCAATTCAGCAGAAAATTGCTGGAACAGCAAATCTCACCTGAAGATCTTGTCAGTCTGCATATTCAGGTAATGGACGAATTGTTCCCTGAAATGTCAGAAGAAATGAGGGATTCTTTTGATTTTCTTCTCGAGGCAATGATTGGATATGGGTTTGCATATCGTGAACATCAGAGTTTACGTGATAAACAGCAGCAGCTAGAATCAGAGATCGAAGTGGCTGCAAGCATGCAGCAGACTTTGCTGTTAAGTGATGTGCCTGAATTTGATGAACTGGATATTGGAGTTGTCAGTGTTCCAGCTAAGAAAATGAACGGTGACTATTATAATTTTGTAAAAAGTGGAAGTAGCCTTAGTGTCGCCGTAGCTGATATAATCGGCAAAGGCATACCTGCTGCACTTTGTATGTCTATGATTAAGTACGCGATGGACAGTCTTCCTGAAGAACAGATGAAGCCTCATCTTCTTTTAGAAAACCTGAACCGCGTTGTTGAACAGAACGTTCATAGCAATATGTTTATTACGATGTTTCATGGTGTATATGAGCCTGAAAGTCATAAATTCTTCTATGCAGGTGCAGGTCACGAACCTGGATTTATCTATAATGCAAAAGAAGATCAATTCCACGATTTAATTGCTAAGGGGCTTGTCTTAGGTGTCTCCCGAACAACCACTTACCATCCTTATGAGAGAGTAATCGAAATTGGAGATATGGTGATACTGCTCTCAGATGGAGTAACGGAGTGCCGGACAAGCAAAGGTTTTATTGAAAGAGAAGAAATCGTGTCTCTTATCCGAAATTATATGGATCTGCCAGCTCAGCAAATCGTTCAGAATGTTTTTCAGGAACTGGATCGGTTACAAGGGTTTGAGCTTAGAGATGATTTCACCTTAATTATTTTAAAACGAATGGTTTAG
- the sigB gene encoding RNA polymerase sigma factor SigB, with product MSTESRQRLHSKEQVYAWIDELQQDPQNEEIQTNLVLQYQDLVHSLARKFSKGKSIHDDLVQVGMIGLLAAFRRYDKTFGRSFESFAVPTIVGEIKRFIRDKTWSVHVPRRIKELGPRIKKAVEELTTSLQRSPKIAEIADYLEVSEEEVLETMEMGKSYQALSVDSSIEADQEGSTVTLLDLVGSNDEGFDQIDKRLLLQKAFAVLSEREREILQCTYFENLSQKETGERLDISQMHVSRLQRRALEKLKEALRVTPSEALR from the coding sequence ATGTCGACAGAATCTCGCCAGCGCCTTCACAGTAAAGAGCAAGTTTATGCATGGATCGACGAGTTACAGCAAGATCCACAGAATGAAGAAATTCAGACGAATCTTGTTCTGCAATATCAAGATCTTGTTCACTCCTTGGCAAGAAAGTTTTCTAAAGGCAAAAGCATTCATGACGATTTAGTACAAGTCGGCATGATTGGTTTATTAGCTGCGTTTAGAAGATATGACAAAACGTTTGGCAGATCGTTCGAATCCTTTGCGGTTCCGACAATTGTTGGTGAAATTAAACGCTTTATCCGTGATAAGACTTGGAGTGTACATGTACCTCGCCGAATCAAGGAATTAGGACCAAGAATAAAAAAAGCGGTTGAAGAATTAACAACAAGCTTGCAGAGATCACCTAAGATTGCCGAAATTGCGGATTATCTGGAAGTTTCAGAAGAAGAAGTGCTAGAGACAATGGAAATGGGCAAAAGCTATCAAGCTCTTTCTGTAGACAGCTCTATCGAGGCTGACCAAGAGGGAAGTACAGTAACACTTCTAGATCTTGTTGGTTCAAATGATGAAGGATTTGATCAGATTGACAAAAGACTTCTTTTACAGAAAGCTTTTGCGGTTCTCTCTGAACGTGAACGCGAAATTCTTCAGTGCACTTATTTTGAAAACTTAAGCCAGAAGGAAACAGGAGAAAGATTAGACATTTCTCAAATGCACGTTTCTAGATTGCAAAGAAGAGCTTTAGAAAAGCTGAAAGAAGCTTTGCGAGTGACTCCTTCGGAGGCGCTTAGATGA
- a CDS encoding NETI motif-containing protein codes for MEKKPSKKKFAVEAGESISDCLDRMEKEGYTPVRRMEEPVFHEVKRNGRLEPEVKEQRIVFEGKIIK; via the coding sequence ATGGAGAAGAAACCATCTAAAAAGAAGTTTGCTGTTGAGGCAGGAGAGTCTATTTCTGATTGCCTGGATCGTATGGAAAAGGAAGGCTATACACCAGTTAGAAGAATGGAAGAGCCTGTGTTTCATGAAGTGAAGCGAAATGGCAGATTGGAACCAGAAGTGAAGGAACAACGAATCGTTTTTGAAGGAAAAATTATAAAATAA
- a CDS encoding Tex family protein — protein sequence MMEQELNVKGKQINQVIELLEEGNTVPFIARYRKELTGGLDEVQIKDIMDRWTYLQNLASRKEEVIRLIDEQGKLTEELTAAINKAQKLQDIEDLYRPYKQKRRTKATVAKEKGLEPLALWLLEEHNENPLAAAKEYINEEKEVLSVEDALQGAKDIIAEMLSDDADMRKWIRENTFSKGEIKTEGKNTEADEKKVFEMYYEYQEPIRKIVPHRVLAVNRGEKEGILKVGISTPADLIHSKMERKTIKRSDSPAAPFLREAIEDAYKRLIAPSIDREIRAALTEQAEERAIHIFSENVRSLLLLAPLKGKVVLGVDPAYRTGCKLGVVDETGKVLHIQTIYPTPPRSEVEKSAAVVKKLIDQYDIEIAAIGNGTASRETEQFIAETLKDLDKSVAYVIVNEAGASVYSASSVAREEFPDLQVEERSAISIARRLQDPLAELVKIDPKSIGVGQYQHDVSQKRLGEEIGFVVETAVNQVGVNVNTASASLLQYVSGLSKTVAQNIILKRNDVGKFKNRTELKKIPRLGAKTYEQCIGFLRVMDGDQPLDQTGIHPESYQGTKALLKELGFKPADIGTEALAEKLKSLSLEETSSKLDIGVPTLKDIIEGLTKPGRDPRDEFSGPVLKTDVLKMEDLAQGMELQGTVRNVVDFGAFVDIGVKQDGLVHISKLTDRFVKNPMDVVSVGQVVTVWVDSIDVGKQRIALTMIGPKKG from the coding sequence ATGATGGAACAGGAACTGAATGTTAAAGGGAAACAAATTAATCAAGTTATTGAATTATTAGAAGAAGGAAATACGGTGCCTTTTATTGCCCGTTACCGAAAGGAATTAACAGGAGGGCTTGATGAAGTTCAGATCAAAGACATTATGGACCGCTGGACTTATTTACAAAACCTGGCCTCACGCAAAGAAGAGGTTATTCGTCTAATCGACGAGCAAGGAAAATTAACAGAAGAACTTACTGCTGCCATTAATAAAGCCCAAAAGCTGCAGGATATAGAAGATTTATACCGCCCTTACAAACAGAAAAGAAGAACAAAAGCGACTGTAGCAAAAGAAAAAGGATTAGAGCCTCTTGCGTTATGGCTTCTCGAAGAACACAATGAAAATCCTTTAGCAGCGGCGAAAGAATACATAAACGAAGAAAAAGAAGTATTGTCAGTAGAAGATGCACTTCAAGGAGCAAAGGACATTATAGCTGAAATGCTGTCTGATGATGCTGATATGCGAAAATGGATAAGGGAAAATACTTTTTCAAAAGGCGAGATAAAGACAGAAGGAAAAAATACAGAAGCTGATGAGAAAAAAGTATTCGAGATGTATTACGAATACCAGGAGCCAATCCGTAAGATTGTTCCTCACAGAGTGCTCGCGGTGAACCGGGGAGAAAAAGAAGGGATTTTAAAAGTTGGCATCAGTACTCCTGCTGACTTGATCCATTCAAAAATGGAAAGAAAAACGATTAAGCGATCAGATTCTCCAGCTGCACCATTTTTGCGTGAAGCGATAGAGGATGCTTATAAAAGACTGATTGCGCCTTCGATCGACAGGGAAATACGTGCAGCTTTAACAGAGCAGGCAGAAGAGCGTGCCATTCATATTTTTTCTGAAAATGTAAGGAGCCTTTTGCTTCTAGCCCCATTAAAAGGGAAAGTGGTATTAGGAGTTGACCCGGCATACCGTACCGGATGCAAGCTTGGTGTTGTTGATGAAACAGGGAAGGTTCTTCATATTCAGACCATTTATCCAACACCACCAAGATCAGAAGTTGAAAAATCTGCTGCGGTAGTAAAAAAACTGATTGATCAATATGATATTGAAATTGCAGCAATCGGAAACGGTACGGCGTCTCGCGAAACGGAACAGTTTATTGCAGAGACATTAAAGGATCTCGATAAATCTGTAGCATATGTGATTGTAAACGAAGCGGGTGCGAGTGTTTATTCAGCATCTAGTGTTGCCCGTGAAGAGTTTCCAGACCTGCAGGTTGAAGAGAGAAGTGCCATTTCGATCGCGAGAAGACTTCAAGATCCGTTGGCTGAACTTGTAAAAATAGATCCGAAATCGATAGGCGTCGGTCAATACCAGCATGATGTATCACAAAAACGTTTGGGTGAGGAGATCGGTTTTGTGGTCGAAACTGCGGTTAACCAAGTAGGTGTTAACGTAAATACAGCATCAGCTTCATTGCTTCAGTATGTTTCAGGCCTGTCCAAAACGGTTGCTCAAAACATTATTTTAAAAAGAAATGATGTTGGGAAGTTTAAAAATAGAACAGAGTTGAAGAAGATTCCTCGATTAGGCGCGAAAACGTACGAGCAATGTATTGGATTTTTGCGTGTAATGGATGGCGATCAGCCTCTGGACCAAACGGGAATCCACCCTGAAAGTTATCAGGGGACCAAAGCCTTATTAAAAGAGTTAGGATTTAAACCCGCCGACATTGGTACAGAAGCTCTGGCTGAAAAATTAAAGTCCCTTTCACTTGAGGAGACTTCGAGTAAACTGGATATTGGTGTTCCGACATTAAAAGATATTATCGAAGGACTGACAAAACCTGGCCGTGATCCTCGAGATGAATTTTCAGGTCCGGTTCTTAAAACGGATGTTCTTAAGATGGAAGACTTAGCACAAGGTATGGAGCTGCAAGGAACAGTCCGCAACGTAGTAGACTTTGGTGCTTTTGTAGACATTGGTGTAAAACAAGACGGTCTTGTTCATATTTCAAAATTAACTGACCGTTTCGTAAAGAATCCGATGGATGTTGTAAGTGTGGGACAAGTTGTAACCGTTTGGGTCGATTCTATAGATGTAGGAAAACAGCGCATCGCCTTAACGATGATTGGTCCTAAAAAAGGATAG
- a CDS encoding STAS domain-containing protein encodes MDNLIVQMINENQETLKNNWLKEVNLFKDKEIAGYTTTLKLSEETDQQFFELLIKHINYHDISKDGTLDQFFDQVLHTGLPLKYLTQGLQIARRVILNMLVEAEMDQEKLAALYREIDSWLDPILNRVVENSSQIWERTVSIQKTALLELSAPLIPVFKNISVMPLIGSIDTERAKLIMENLLNGVIKYRSEVVLIDITGVPVVDTMVAHHIIQAADAVRLLGSTCILVGIRPEIAQTIVSLGIDLSLFPTKSTLQKGMENALEITNQQLISNE; translated from the coding sequence TTGGACAACTTGATTGTACAAATGATTAACGAAAATCAAGAAACCCTTAAAAATAATTGGCTTAAAGAGGTCAATCTTTTTAAAGATAAAGAAATTGCTGGATATACAACTACACTAAAACTTAGTGAAGAGACAGACCAGCAGTTTTTTGAGCTATTAATTAAGCATATTAATTATCACGATATTTCCAAAGATGGGACACTGGATCAATTTTTTGACCAGGTGCTTCATACTGGATTACCGCTAAAATATTTAACGCAAGGGCTTCAAATTGCTCGCCGCGTTATTCTAAATATGCTTGTCGAAGCGGAAATGGATCAGGAGAAACTTGCTGCTCTTTACCGTGAAATCGACAGCTGGCTTGATCCGATTTTAAACAGAGTGGTAGAAAACTCATCTCAAATTTGGGAGAGAACAGTATCCATTCAAAAAACAGCACTATTGGAACTCTCTGCTCCACTTATTCCGGTATTCAAAAATATCAGTGTAATGCCTTTGATCGGTTCTATCGATACAGAGCGCGCAAAACTGATAATGGAGAACTTATTGAACGGTGTAATCAAGTACCGCTCAGAAGTCGTTCTTATTGATATTACAGGAGTGCCAGTCGTTGATACGATGGTTGCCCATCATATTATTCAGGCTGCCGATGCTGTTAGATTACTTGGATCTACTTGTATCCTTGTAGGAATACGTCCTGAAATTGCACAGACAATTGTAAGTCTGGGCATCGATTTAAGTTTGTTCCCTACAAAGAGCACCCTTCAAAAGGGTATGGAAAATGCTTTGGAAATCACGAATCAGCAGTTAATAAGCAATGAATAG
- a CDS encoding STAS domain-containing protein translates to MNLQINQQQINETHELHLTGEVDAYTAPKLKEVMLPLTEKEGSVVVVDLSGIDYMDSTGLGIFVGALKSSKANNSSLKLRGMTDRVKRIFEITGLTEVMDIESGVKGEAL, encoded by the coding sequence ATGAATTTACAAATTAATCAACAACAAATAAATGAAACACACGAGTTGCATCTTACTGGAGAAGTCGATGCATATACAGCTCCAAAGCTAAAAGAAGTAATGCTTCCATTGACAGAAAAAGAAGGCAGCGTTGTTGTTGTCGATCTTTCTGGAATCGATTATATGGACAGCACAGGATTGGGAATTTTTGTTGGAGCGCTAAAATCTTCAAAAGCTAACAATAGTTCATTGAAGCTTCGTGGTATGACAGATCGTGTTAAACGTATCTTTGAGATTACTGGATTAACTGAAGTGATGGACATTGAAAGCGGAGTAAAGGGGGAGGCGCTATGA
- a CDS encoding SpoIIE family protein phosphatase has translation MMEHYQYSRASVSSYQKPKKGNDLCGDSFYVKETDDYLICAVADGLGSGKMAKEASGAATDIIDQNHYETVEQLMHLCNDGLRHTRGAVIAIVKVDYNNQTATYSGVGNIRFMISAERQRAVHPLPKVGFLVGKPERFKVQDFNFEKELTFMLYSDGMDIHTQSRSLLTKMISPKESVKYISGLPQDINDDATVLVGQVNMS, from the coding sequence ATGATGGAACACTATCAATACAGCAGAGCATCTGTTTCCTCGTATCAAAAACCGAAAAAGGGGAATGATCTTTGCGGAGATAGTTTTTATGTTAAAGAAACGGACGATTATTTGATTTGTGCTGTTGCGGATGGCTTAGGAAGCGGGAAGATGGCAAAAGAAGCTTCGGGAGCAGCAACTGACATCATCGATCAAAATCATTATGAGACAGTTGAGCAGCTTATGCATCTTTGCAACGATGGACTAAGACATACGCGCGGTGCTGTTATTGCAATCGTTAAAGTCGATTATAATAATCAAACTGCCACTTATTCTGGAGTAGGTAATATCCGTTTTATGATCTCTGCGGAAAGACAACGTGCTGTACACCCTTTGCCGAAAGTCGGTTTCCTAGTAGGAAAACCAGAGCGATTTAAAGTACAGGATTTTAATTTCGAGAAAGAGTTAACATTTATGCTCTATTCTGATGGCATGGATATTCATACGCAAAGCCGTTCGCTTTTAACAAAAATGATTTCACCGAAGGAATCTGTAAAGTATATAAGCGGATTGCCGCAGGATATCAATGATGATGCTACAGTCCTGGTAGGTCAAGTGAATATGAGTTAG
- a CDS encoding STAS domain-containing protein: MRIPILKLHEYLLITIQVEMDDQTALQFQEDLLNKIHDTGAKGVVIDLTSVDMIDSFIAKVLGDVVRMSKLMGAQVVLTGIQPAVAITLIDLGISMREVSTALDLEQGLDKLRLELEG; the protein is encoded by the coding sequence ATGAGAATTCCTATTTTAAAATTGCATGAATATTTATTGATCACTATCCAAGTTGAAATGGACGATCAAACAGCACTTCAATTTCAAGAGGATCTGTTGAATAAAATTCATGATACCGGTGCAAAGGGAGTAGTAATTGACTTAACTTCTGTTGACATGATCGACTCTTTTATTGCAAAAGTACTTGGAGATGTAGTGAGAATGTCAAAATTAATGGGAGCACAAGTTGTATTAACAGGAATACAACCCGCAGTTGCTATTACACTAATTGACCTTGGAATATCCATGAGGGAAGTTTCGACAGCACTTGACTTAGAGCAAGGGCTTGATAAATTGCGTCTGGAACTGGAGGGATGA
- a CDS encoding DUF2179 domain-containing protein yields the protein MLDNAFVMVCIILLINIVYVSFFTIRMILTLKGQRYLAAFISIFEVIIYIVGLGLVLDNLNEIQNLIAYAVGYGAGVLVGMKIEEKLALGYTTVNVITTDLAGGLPNELRNKGYGVTNWLAEGREGQRLMMEILTSRKSEMNLYNTVKDLDPKAFIISHEPKAFHGGFWVKGIRR from the coding sequence TTGTTAGATAATGCGTTTGTTATGGTGTGTATTATTTTATTGATTAATATAGTGTACGTTTCGTTCTTTACGATCCGGATGATATTAACGCTCAAAGGCCAGCGGTATCTGGCTGCGTTTATAAGTATTTTTGAAGTTATTATTTATATTGTTGGGCTTGGTCTAGTACTTGATAACTTAAATGAGATTCAGAACTTGATTGCTTATGCGGTAGGTTACGGAGCCGGTGTGCTTGTTGGGATGAAAATCGAAGAAAAGCTGGCACTTGGATATACTACTGTTAACGTTATTACAACTGATCTTGCTGGAGGCTTGCCGAATGAGCTTCGCAACAAGGGCTATGGTGTTACGAACTGGCTTGCAGAAGGCCGTGAAGGACAGCGTTTAATGATGGAGATATTAACATCGCGTAAATCGGAAATGAACCTATATAATACAGTAAAAGATTTAGATCCAAAGGCTTTTATTATTTCGCATGAACCGAAAGCATTTCATGGCGGGTTTTGGGTCAAGGGTATCAGGAGGTAA
- the cmpA gene encoding cortex morphogenetic protein CmpA, with product MPTWFKRQLRRAYYQKDRYQIRLLNQCWFFYNRKHSSSEE from the coding sequence ATGCCAACATGGTTTAAAAGACAGCTCCGCCGCGCTTACTATCAAAAAGATCGTTACCAAATCCGCTTACTGAATCAATGCTGGTTCTTTTATAACAGAAAGCACTCCTCCAGTGAAGAATGA
- the purE gene encoding 5-(carboxyamino)imidazole ribonucleotide mutase, producing the protein MAKVGVIMGSVSDWETMKEACDILEELEVAFEKKVVSAHRTPDLMFQYAEEAEQRGLEVIIAGAGGAAHLPGMVAAKTILPVIGVPVQSKALSGLDSLLSIVQMPKGVPVATVAIGKAGAANAGLLAAQMVAVHDEGVRQRLKKRRANAEAMAIESSEQLV; encoded by the coding sequence ATGGCTAAAGTAGGCGTTATCATGGGAAGTGTTTCAGATTGGGAGACAATGAAAGAAGCGTGCGATATTTTAGAAGAGCTAGAGGTAGCATTTGAAAAGAAAGTAGTTTCAGCACACCGTACACCAGATCTAATGTTTCAATATGCAGAAGAAGCTGAACAAAGAGGACTAGAAGTGATCATTGCAGGAGCTGGAGGTGCTGCACACTTGCCAGGCATGGTTGCAGCAAAGACAATCCTTCCCGTTATCGGGGTGCCGGTTCAGTCAAAAGCGCTTAGTGGCCTTGATTCACTTTTATCCATTGTTCAGATGCCTAAAGGCGTTCCGGTAGCAACAGTTGCGATCGGAAAAGCAGGTGCAGCAAACGCAGGACTTCTAGCTGCACAAATGGTAGCTGTACATGATGAAGGAGTAAGACAGCGACTTAAAAAACGCCGGGCAAATGCAGAAGCGATGGCGATTGAAAGTAGTGAGCAGCTTGTATAA
- a CDS encoding anti-sigma regulatory factor, which yields MDIQSCVEVRNEWDIVSARQLGRNMAKELGFGNVDQARITTAISELARNIYLYAGRGKICIEPIDQLGRKGLRIVALDNGPGIREIRKVMEDGYTTSGGLGAGLPGVKRLMDEFSIESTVDVGTEISATKWLR from the coding sequence ATGGACATCCAATCCTGTGTGGAAGTACGCAACGAGTGGGACATTGTAAGTGCCCGTCAGCTTGGCAGAAACATGGCCAAGGAGCTTGGCTTCGGAAATGTTGACCAAGCCAGAATTACAACAGCTATTTCTGAACTTGCCCGGAATATTTATTTGTATGCGGGCAGAGGAAAGATCTGTATCGAGCCTATCGATCAATTAGGAAGAAAGGGTCTGCGAATTGTAGCCCTAGACAATGGACCAGGAATCCGCGAAATCCGAAAAGTAATGGAAGATGGGTATACTACTTCCGGTGGTTTAGGAGCGGGATTGCCAGGCGTGAAGCGATTAATGGATGAATTTTCCATAGAATCCACAGTAGATGTGGGGACGGAGATTTCTGCTACTAAATGGCTTCGTTAG
- a CDS encoding SprT family protein — MTDEELQKLTEEISIQFFNKKFRHNARFNKRLRTTGGRYLLRSHDIEMNPHLYDAFGMDELIGVIKHELVHYHMHIEGKGYKHGDYDFKFWLNKVGGSRYCQSIPEKRRTESYKYHYLCTDCMQSYKRKRKIDTKRYVCGKCRGKLKQISLK, encoded by the coding sequence ATGACAGATGAAGAACTGCAAAAACTAACAGAAGAAATCTCCATACAATTTTTCAATAAAAAGTTTCGTCATAACGCCAGATTCAACAAAAGATTACGGACAACCGGCGGACGGTACTTATTAAGGTCCCATGACATCGAAATGAATCCTCATCTTTATGATGCATTTGGAATGGATGAGCTGATTGGAGTTATAAAGCATGAGCTGGTGCATTATCACATGCATATTGAAGGGAAAGGCTATAAACATGGTGATTACGATTTTAAGTTTTGGCTGAATAAAGTTGGAGGATCCCGTTATTGTCAATCTATCCCTGAAAAAAGGAGAACAGAGAGTTATAAATATCACTATCTTTGCACAGACTGTATGCAGTCTTATAAAAGAAAAAGGAAAATTGATACGAAGAGATATGTGTGCGGAAAGTGCAGGGGGAAATTAAAACAGATTTCTTTAAAATAG
- the rsbW gene encoding anti-sigma B factor RsbW, which translates to MRTASDYIEMNVPAKPDYVGVVRLTISDLANRMGFAFDEIEDIKIAVSEAVTNVVNHAYADGEKGQVRIGCNIFDDRIEITVVDQGKSFDVESISKNLGPVDGKSVDQLNEGGLGLFLIDTLMDKVEISSEAGVVVMMTKYLHRDEVEEHVDRISPAPSQ; encoded by the coding sequence ATGAGAACAGCGTCCGACTATATTGAAATGAATGTCCCTGCAAAACCAGATTATGTGGGTGTGGTCAGATTAACGATCTCTGACCTTGCTAACAGAATGGGTTTTGCGTTTGATGAAATAGAAGATATTAAAATCGCTGTTTCTGAAGCAGTGACGAATGTTGTTAATCACGCTTATGCGGATGGAGAGAAAGGCCAAGTCCGTATTGGCTGTAATATTTTCGACGACCGTATTGAAATAACTGTTGTCGATCAAGGTAAGAGCTTTGATGTTGAATCTATCTCAAAAAATCTTGGCCCAGTAGATGGAAAATCTGTTGATCAGTTAAATGAGGGAGGTTTAGGCCTCTTCCTAATAGATACACTTATGGACAAGGTAGAAATAAGCAGTGAAGCCGGTGTCGTTGTAATGATGACTAAGTATCTTCACAGAGATGAGGTGGAGGAACATGTCGACAGAATCTCGCCAGCGCCTTCACAGTAA